The window TAATTATTAAATAAACATCGCTACCAAGAAACTCTTTGAAGTAATATGCTTTTGCATCTGACATGAACTTTGTAATCATTCTTTCTATGGCACTGTAGATTTATTTTTACTGTGAACTCTGTTCTAACCTAAATTTTTAGATTGTTCAAGTTAATATATCTATAATGTGTCCTAACTTTTATAATGCGTATGACAATTGTCATATTTATTAATTTTAAAAACATTAGCGGGATATAGCAGAAAACCATATCTCATTAATCATGCAAATTTGGGATAAAATAGTTAATGAAGATTGAGTAATGAAGTATGCTCCCAAACTTATTGTGAATATTATTGTAATTTAGAGATATACGAATTATCATACAGGTCATAATAGTACTTCTTCAACAACCAAAAAATTTCATAGAACTACTAGATATCACAGATATAGCGAACTATAATGAATACCTAACAGATTTCGGGACGATCCCTCTTGTATATATAAGTATATTTTTAATATTATATGTTATCTTGGTGTCATTGATACAGATAAGAAATGAAGTATTGTTGATAATGAATTAACATAAGATAGAAACTATAGCTAGGAACAATGAAAAGGAATCATCATGTGCAGGCTCAGATATGAGTTATAAAGGACTTTTTCTACTTTTAATTGTATGTTAGAAATGGGATATACCTAGTATGTTAAATACAGAGATAATGGTAATTCAACGATCCAAATAATAGTTGAATAGAACTGCATGGTAATGGCCAATAAAATTGCTGCTACACCAAGAGGAAATAATGTACATGGCAATTCTAAGTATGTTGGGGTATCCTACTGTTATAATACAAAATAAAATTTATGATACATTAAAAAATTAAGTGTTAATTCATAGTATCAGCAGGAATCCACCGATTATGTCTAGGACAGGGCCTATCACAAATCCACCACCCATAAATAATATGATGAAACCGAGAATTATTATAATGACTCCATTGACTAGTTTATCCTTTCTGCGTGTTCCCCTGGCCATGGAATATATGATATAGGCAAGTATTATCCATATCACGGGAAAAATTGCCATCAGCACTGAGCTTCCTATCACTGAGAATCCGGCCGGATTGAAAAACATGAGCTGGGCAGCGCCTGCAAGCCCGGAAATAAATAGAACAAGCAATCCAATGATTCCTGAAAGCATTATTATAATTGAACCGAGCGTTGTTATGAGATACCGTATTCTGGCATTAGAGGCCATTCTACTACATAATAATCTTTATATAAAAATATACGTAAATACATTATCAAAACAATTTTCATTTATTATCTCTGTCGCATGATCTTCCATACGTCTTCTGGTAGCTTTTCCATCATATTGAACATGCTGGCTCCATACAGGGATTGCCCGCCATCTGCTGTAATTACCTCCCCGTTTATGTATGACGCCATATCAGATATTAGGAACGCGGCAATGCTTGCTATTTCCTCCTTTGTTCCGAGCCTTCTCTCAGGATTCCCTTCTATTATCTCATTTTCATACTGTTCTCCAGGTAAAAGCCGGGACCAGGCGCCCTCTGTTTTGAATGCCCCTGGTGCAATTGCAACAGTTCTTATCCCATAATGCCCCCATTCAGCAGCCAGTGACCTTGTCAGGGCAAGTACACCTGCCTTGGCCACTGCCGATGGCACAACATACCCTGACCCTGTCCATGCATAGGTTGCTACTATACTAAGCACTGTACCCTTTACAGAATTTTTGATCCATCGCTTTCCCATCTCCAGAGATGCATAGGAGCTGCCATTAAGAACTATCCCTATTATCGTATCAAAGGCTTTAGGGCTCAGGTCCTCTGTTTTGCTGATAAAATTTCCTGCTGCATTGTTAACAAGCACATTTATGCTCCCTGTTCTGTCCTCTATAGTATCAATAGCTTTTTTCAGTTCATCTGGATTTCTTACATCACATTTTTCTGCCTCGATCCTGTATCCCATTTCATTGAAGTACTCCGTCGCCTCTATGAGGTGGCTTTCCCTCCTGCTTATTATGGATACCGATGCTCCAAGTTTAAGAAACGTTTCTGACATCTGTTTTCCAAGTCCAGTGCCGCCGCCTGTTATAAGAATATTTTTGCCCTCCAGCAAATTATTTTTGAACATAATTCTCTATACCTGTTATCTGTATAAAATCCTATTGATGGATACCTATTATATTGCCCATTTTATGCACTGGCATTCTATCCTTAGGGTGCCATATAAAAATAGAAAACGTCAAAAGTAAAATTAATCATTTATTTTTACCACCTTTTTTCTTGATGTTGATCCTCTGACAATTTCTATGTTCCGGTAATCAACATT of the Ferroplasma sp. genome contains:
- a CDS encoding SDR family oxidoreductase, which codes for MFKNNLLEGKNILITGGGTGLGKQMSETFLKLGASVSIISRRESHLIEATEYFNEMGYRIEAEKCDVRNPDELKKAIDTIEDRTGSINVLVNNAAGNFISKTEDLSPKAFDTIIGIVLNGSSYASLEMGKRWIKNSVKGTVLSIVATYAWTGSGYVVPSAVAKAGVLALTRSLAAEWGHYGIRTVAIAPGAFKTEGAWSRLLPGEQYENEIIEGNPERRLGTKEEIASIAAFLISDMASYINGEVITADGGQSLYGASMFNMMEKLPEDVWKIMRQR